The Budorcas taxicolor isolate Tak-1 chromosome 18, Takin1.1, whole genome shotgun sequence genome window below encodes:
- the PRR19 gene encoding proline-rich protein 19: protein MDPGEPAPKPFQQPEKPGRVRRRKTRRERNEALAGSRQPLAYQHPPVASWDPHMVLRNSVAPTAAKLVVITQGRLSRDHRGLFSHEVKSLDVARLLSSESLESGTPALTTKSSPSPGRGQQPSLQSRGKENQVPGGSGPGPPSPPQLPDLEQLLGELQCQLILPQAFPRRNLVQEARDAIVGTLQACHGCVPDLTLVLRGCQPHLPGTEPGTPKRQRMTSSWINSPEQAPGEGRQRRRQGAKELTFAVPPTSSTPSVHQVSLAPRKGPWPPPLSSLPSPSGAAWGPPTAFDLLKSIWLVATPPPPRPWGVGPPQLLPQPPSPLLPQSSALDWSPSPPAPLPSLSWMVAQSSPEAWSFPPMRLY from the exons ATGGATCCCGGGGAGCCAGCCCCCAAGCCTTTCCAGCAGCCTGAGAAGCCTGGTCGTGTCCGCCGTCGGAAGACCAGGCGGGAGCGTAATGAGGCCCTGGCGGGCAGTCGGCAGCCATTGGCCTATCAGCACCCTCCTGTGGCCAGTTGGGATCCACATATGGTATTGCGGAATTCTGTGGCCCCTACTGCTGCCAAGCTCGTGGTCATAACCCAGGGCCGCCTGAGCCGGGACCACCGGGGTCTCTTCAGCCATGAGGTGAAATCTCTGGACGTGGCCCGGCTGCTTAGCAGTGAGTCTCTGGAGTCGGGCACCCCTGCACTCACCACCAAGTCCTCCCCAAGCCCAGGCAGGGGCCAACAACCATCCCTACAGTCAAGGGGCAAGGAAAACCAGGTGCCTGGAGGCTCGGGCCCAGGCCCCCCCAGTCCCCCACAGCTCCCTGACTTGGAGCAGCTGCTGGGGGAGCTGCAATGCCAGCTGATTCTGCCACAAGCCTTCCCTAGGAGAAACCTAGTTcaagaggccagggatgctatcGTGGGCACCTTACAGGCCTGCCACGGCTGTGTGCCTGACCTTACCCTGGTGCTCCGGGGCTGCCAGCCACACTTGCCAG GGACCGAGCCTGGGACCCCTAAGAGGCAAAGGATGACATCTTCCTGGATCAACAGTCCTGAGCAGGccccaggggaggggaggcagaggaggcgGCAGGGGGCAAAGGAGCTCACCTTTGCTGTGCCTCCCACCTCCAGCACTCCTAGTGTGCACCAAGTGAGCCTGGCACCACGGAAAGGTCCCTGGCCACCCCCATTATCCTCGTTGCCTTCACCATCTGGGGCGGCCTGGGGCCCCCCAACAGCCTTTGATCTACTGAAAAGCATCTGGCTGGTAGCCAcaccgccccctccccggccTTGGGGGGTTGGCCCACCACAACTCTTGCCCCAGCCACCATCACCCTTGTTGCCCCAGAGCTCTGCCTTGGACTGGAGCCCCAGCCCCCCAGCACCACTGCCCAGCCTCTCCTGGATGGTGGCTCAGAGCAGCCCAGAGGCCTGGTCCTTTCCACCCATGAGACTGTACTGA
- the PAFAH1B3 gene encoding LOW QUALITY PROTEIN: platelet-activating factor acetylhydrolase IB subunit alpha1 (The sequence of the model RefSeq protein was modified relative to this genomic sequence to represent the inferred CDS: inserted 1 base in 1 codon) translates to MLDGLACPHXPPVPGCASRRRRGPSERPEQEAPDEPTARPPWGKRRSRGAKMSGDENPASKPTPVQDVQGDGRWMSLHHRFVADSKDKEPEVVFIGDSLVQLMHQCEIWRELFSPLHALNFGIGGDSTQHVLWRLENGELEHIRPKIVVVWVGTNNHGHTAEQVTGGIKAIVQLVNERQPQARVVVLGLLPRGQHPNPLREKNRRVNELVRAALAGHPRAHFLDADPGFVHSDGTISHHDMYDYLHLSRLGYTPVCRALHSLLLRLLTQDQGQGGIPLPEPSP, encoded by the exons ATGCTGGATGGTCTCGCCTGCCCCC GCCCCCCGGTGCCTGGGTGcgccagccgccgccgccgcggcccgAGTGAGCGGCCGGAGCAGGAAGCGCCGGACGAGCCCACTGCGCGGCCGCCGTGGGGGAAGCGAAG GAGCAGAGGCGCCAAGATGAGTGGAGACGAGAACCCAGCCAGTAAGCCCACGCCGGTGCAGGACGTGCAGGGCGACGGGCGCTGGATGTCCCTG CACCATCGGTTCGTAGCAGACAGCAAAGATAAGGAACCCGAAGTCGTCTTCATCGGTGACTCCTTGGTCCAGCTGATGCACCAGTGCGAG ATCTGGCGGGAGCTCTTTTCCCCTCTGCACGCACTTAACTTTGGCATTGGTGGTGACAGCACACAGCATGTGCTGTGGCGTCTAGAGAATGGGGAGCTGGAACACATCCGGCCCAAG ATTGTGGTGGTCTGGGTCGGTACCAATAACCACGGGCACACCGCAGAGCAGGTGACTGGGGGCATCAAGGCCATAGTGCAGCTGGTGAACGAGCGGCAGCCCCAGGCGCGGGTCGTGGTGCTG GGCCTGCTTCCTCGGGGCCAGCACCCCAACCCACTTCGAGAGAAAAACCGACGGGTGAATGAGCTGGTACGGGCAGCACTGGCTGGCCACCCTCGGGCCCACTTCCTGGACGCAGACCCTGGCTTTGTGCACTCAGATGGTACCATCAGCCACCACGACATGTATGATTACCTGCACCTGAGCCGTCTGGGGTACACACCTGTTTGCCGGGCCCTACACTCCTTGCTTCTGCGTCTGCTAACCCAAGACCAGGGACAGGGTGGTATCCCGCTGCCGGAACCCAGCCCCTAA